Within Capra hircus breed San Clemente chromosome 7, ASM170441v1, whole genome shotgun sequence, the genomic segment CTCCTTATTATTACCGACCAATCATGAGCTCCCAGATTCGTCAGAATTATTCTACCGAGGTGGAGGCCACTGTCAACCGCCTGGTTAACATGCAACTGCGGGCCTCCTACACCTACCTCTCTCTGGTCTTCTATTTCGACCGTGACGATGTGGCCCTGGAAGTAGTGGGTCGCTTTTTTCGCGAATTGGCCAAGGAGAAGCGCGAGGGCGCAGAGCGTCTCTTGAAACTGCAAAACCAGCGTGGCGGCCGCGCCCTCTTCCTGGACATGCAGAAGCCATCTCAAGATGAGTGGGGTAAAACCCAG encodes:
- the LOC102172435 gene encoding ferritin light chain, which produces MSSQIRQNYSTEVEATVNRLVNMQLRASYTYLSLVFYFDRDDVALEVVGRFFRELAKEKREGAERLLKLQNQRGGRALFLDMQKPSQDEWGKTQDAMEAALLVEKNLNQALLDLHGLASARGDPHICDFLENHFLDEEVKLIKKMGDHLTNLRRLAGPQAELGEYLFERLTLKYD